A genomic segment from Bradyrhizobium sp. ISRA430 encodes:
- a CDS encoding GNAT family N-acetyltransferase translates to MSLTVRSVTRQDYDQWLPLWDGYNAFYGRSGPTALAPEITRMTWQRFFDAYEPVHALVAESEGRLLGLTHYLFHRSTTAIEPSCYLQDLFTLEAARGKGVASALIYGVYERAKLAGSPRVYWQTHETNLTAQSLYDKVAERSGFIVYRKLF, encoded by the coding sequence ATGTCGCTCACCGTTCGCTCCGTCACACGGCAGGATTACGATCAGTGGCTCCCGCTGTGGGACGGCTACAATGCCTTCTACGGCCGCTCCGGCCCGACCGCGCTCGCGCCCGAGATCACGCGCATGACGTGGCAGCGCTTCTTCGATGCCTACGAGCCGGTGCATGCGCTGGTGGCCGAGAGCGAGGGCCGTTTGCTCGGGCTGACGCACTATCTGTTCCACCGCAGCACGACTGCGATCGAGCCGTCCTGCTATTTGCAGGACCTGTTCACGCTCGAAGCCGCGCGCGGCAAGGGCGTCGCCTCGGCGCTGATCTACGGCGTCTATGAGCGGGCAAAACTCGCAGGTTCGCCGCGCGTCTATTGGCAGACGCACGAGACCAACCTCACGGCGCAGAGCCTCTACGACAAGGTCGCGGAACGCTCCGGCTTCATCGTCTACCGCAAGCTGTTCTGA
- a CDS encoding PAS-domain containing protein, producing MRFGWRAISGPALTAAVALLATLLDQSLTVPSPAPLFVCIVAVAGSLSGFASAAASAAIAVIGAALFRFYHGAVPGITAIDLGRLGLLAMTAAGTAAITGLMRERLLEAFAAERRNHATAARLSAALDQVDIGIVLLDAETRAEFINRAFRDYFALPDAKADGKPPFIALMYHGRDTGAFELPEDELSTFIAQRMEMVRIGDATPININLANGEVLRFVCTVLPDGGRMLSYTPVTDLVRHTDTPAQADYYRSLRDPSNRKLIRYLRVAE from the coding sequence ATGCGATTCGGATGGCGTGCGATCTCCGGTCCGGCGCTGACGGCAGCGGTCGCGCTGCTGGCGACCCTGCTCGACCAATCCCTTACTGTCCCCTCACCCGCGCCGCTGTTCGTCTGCATCGTGGCCGTTGCCGGCTCGCTGTCGGGCTTCGCCTCCGCCGCGGCCAGCGCGGCCATCGCGGTGATCGGCGCGGCGCTGTTCCGCTTCTATCATGGCGCCGTTCCCGGCATCACTGCGATCGATCTGGGCCGGCTCGGCCTTCTGGCAATGACGGCTGCCGGCACCGCCGCCATCACCGGGCTGATGCGCGAGCGCCTGCTCGAGGCGTTCGCCGCCGAGCGTCGCAACCACGCCACCGCCGCCCGCCTGTCGGCGGCGCTTGACCAGGTCGATATCGGCATCGTGCTGCTCGATGCCGAGACCCGCGCCGAGTTCATCAACCGCGCCTTCCGCGATTATTTTGCGCTGCCCGATGCGAAGGCCGACGGCAAGCCGCCCTTCATCGCGCTGATGTATCACGGCCGCGACACCGGCGCATTCGAACTGCCGGAGGACGAGCTCAGCACTTTCATCGCGCAGCGCATGGAGATGGTGCGGATCGGCGACGCCACGCCGATCAACATCAACCTCGCCAATGGCGAAGTGCTGCGCTTCGTCTGCACCGTGCTGCCTGATGGCGGGCGCATGCTGAGCTACACGCCGGTGACCGACCTCGTGCGTCACACCGACACGCCGGCACAGGCCGACTACTACCGTTCGCTGCGCGATCCATCGAACCGCAAGCTGATCCGGTATCTGCGCGTTGCGGAGTAG
- a CDS encoding glutathione S-transferase family protein, whose translation MYKLYSMQRSGNSYKVRLALALLNVPYEAIEVDILRGESRTPEFLAKNPSGQVPLLEVGDNRYIAESNAILWYVAVGTPLAPENRIERAEALQWMFFEQHALEPNLGAAYFWLSLVKGGRDLQTHALEDWMERGYGALQVMENHLRTNAYFAARQLTVADIALYGYTHLADRCDFDLSTFPAIRNWLKRVEETPGFVTMDWRPADIDDPASIAAGA comes from the coding sequence ATGTACAAGCTCTACTCGATGCAACGCTCCGGCAACAGCTACAAGGTCCGCCTTGCGCTGGCGCTGCTGAATGTGCCCTACGAAGCGATCGAGGTGGACATTCTGCGCGGCGAGAGCCGCACGCCGGAGTTTCTGGCGAAGAATCCGTCCGGACAGGTGCCGCTGCTCGAGGTCGGCGACAACCGCTACATCGCCGAGTCCAACGCCATCCTCTGGTACGTCGCGGTCGGCACGCCGCTCGCGCCCGAGAACCGCATCGAACGCGCCGAGGCGCTGCAATGGATGTTCTTCGAGCAGCACGCGCTCGAGCCGAACCTCGGCGCGGCCTATTTCTGGCTGTCGTTGGTCAAGGGCGGGCGCGATCTGCAGACCCACGCGCTGGAGGACTGGATGGAGCGCGGCTATGGCGCGCTGCAGGTGATGGAAAATCACCTCAGGACCAACGCCTACTTCGCTGCGCGCCAGCTCACGGTCGCCGACATCGCGCTCTACGGCTACACCCATCTCGCCGATCGGTGCGACTTCGACCTCTCGACCTTCCCGGCGATCCGGAACTGGCTGAAGCGGGTCGAAGAGACGCCCGGCTTTGTCACGATGGACTGGCGGCCGGCCGATATCGACGACCCTGCCAGCATTGCGGCCGGCGCCTGA
- a CDS encoding pyridoxal phosphate-dependent aminotransferase, giving the protein MSFLAAALDRVKPSATIAVTDKARALKAAGRNVIGLGAGEPDFDTPANIKLAAIRAIEAGKTKYTAVDGIPELKDAIIAKFQRENGISYKPNQVIVGTGGKQVLYNALMATINPGDEVIIPAPYWVSYPEMVALAGGEPVPVVCTAATGFKLQAEALERAITPKTKWVILCSPSNPTGAAYTKAELKALTDVLVKHPHVWVMTDDMYEHLVYDDFQFTTVAQVEPKLYDRTLTVNGVSKAYCMTGWRIGYAGGPAQLIKAMATIQSQSTSNPCSIAQWASVEALSGPQDFIPANNKVFKERRDLVVSMLNQANGIECPRPEGAFYVYPSCAGTIGKTAPSGNVISNDEQFVTELLETEGVAVVQGSAFGLGPAFRISYATKTSDLEDACKRIQRFCGNLR; this is encoded by the coding sequence ATGTCCTTCCTTGCCGCTGCGCTCGACCGTGTGAAGCCGTCCGCGACCATCGCGGTCACGGATAAAGCACGCGCGCTGAAAGCGGCGGGCCGCAACGTCATCGGCCTCGGCGCCGGCGAGCCCGACTTCGACACGCCCGCCAACATCAAGCTGGCGGCGATCCGCGCCATCGAAGCCGGCAAGACCAAGTACACCGCGGTCGACGGCATCCCCGAGCTGAAGGACGCCATCATCGCGAAATTCCAGCGCGAGAACGGCATCAGCTACAAGCCGAACCAGGTGATCGTCGGCACCGGCGGCAAGCAGGTGCTCTACAATGCGTTGATGGCGACCATCAATCCGGGCGACGAGGTGATCATCCCGGCGCCCTACTGGGTCAGCTATCCCGAGATGGTGGCGCTCGCCGGCGGCGAGCCGGTGCCGGTGGTCTGCACCGCCGCGACCGGCTTCAAGCTCCAGGCCGAGGCGCTGGAACGCGCGATCACGCCGAAGACCAAATGGGTCATCCTGTGCTCGCCCTCGAACCCGACCGGCGCGGCTTACACCAAGGCCGAGCTGAAGGCGCTCACCGACGTGCTGGTCAAGCATCCCCATGTCTGGGTGATGACCGACGACATGTACGAGCATCTCGTCTACGACGACTTCCAGTTCACCACCGTCGCCCAGGTCGAGCCGAAGCTGTATGACCGCACGCTGACCGTGAACGGCGTGTCGAAGGCCTATTGCATGACCGGCTGGCGCATCGGCTACGCCGGCGGTCCGGCGCAGCTCATCAAGGCGATGGCGACCATCCAGTCGCAGTCGACCTCGAACCCGTGCTCGATCGCGCAGTGGGCGTCGGTGGAGGCGCTGAGCGGTCCGCAGGACTTCATCCCCGCCAACAACAAGGTGTTCAAGGAGCGCCGCGATCTCGTCGTCTCCATGCTCAACCAGGCGAACGGCATCGAGTGCCCGCGGCCGGAGGGCGCGTTCTATGTCTATCCGTCCTGCGCCGGCACCATCGGCAAGACCGCGCCGTCGGGCAATGTGATCTCCAACGACGAGCAGTTCGTCACCGAGCTTTTGGAGACCGAAGGCGTCGCCGTCGTGCAGGGCTCGGCCTTCGGCCTCGGTCCGGCCTTCCGCATCTCCTATGCGACCAAGACCTCGGACCTCGAAGACGCCTGCAAGCGCATCCAGCGCTTCTGCGGCAATCTGCGCTAA
- a CDS encoding DUF992 domain-containing protein, giving the protein MRRSFLLAGLTVASLVASIACAGAQQRMARVGVLECRGGASVGFVVGSVTHLGCVLRADGVPEDRYVATIRKVGLDIGITQETALAWGVFAPVDRLGPGDLSGNYAGAQGSASVGVGLGGNVLVGGSNNSIALQPLSVQGQVGLNVAAGLESLELRPGR; this is encoded by the coding sequence ATGCGCCGCTCATTCCTCCTCGCCGGCCTCACTGTCGCGAGCCTCGTTGCCTCCATCGCTTGTGCCGGCGCGCAGCAGCGGATGGCGCGGGTCGGCGTGCTCGAATGCCGCGGCGGCGCCAGCGTCGGCTTCGTGGTGGGATCGGTGACCCATCTCGGCTGCGTCCTGCGCGCCGACGGCGTGCCCGAGGACCGCTACGTCGCGACGATCCGTAAAGTCGGCCTCGACATCGGCATCACGCAGGAGACTGCGCTCGCCTGGGGCGTGTTCGCGCCGGTCGACCGGCTCGGCCCCGGCGATCTCTCCGGTAACTATGCGGGCGCGCAGGGCAGCGCGTCGGTCGGCGTCGGCTTAGGGGGCAATGTGCTCGTCGGCGGCTCCAACAATTCGATCGCACTTCAACCGCTTAGCGTGCAGGGCCAGGTCGGCCTCAACGTCGCCGCCGGTCTCGAGAGCCTGGAACTGCGCCCGGGTCGCTGA
- a CDS encoding elongation factor G, protein MGQDVRSPRGPRCIALVGPFQSGKTTLLEAILARTGAIPRAGSVDAGTSVGDASPEARHHKMTVGLTAATTSFMGDSYTFLDCPGSVEFANDMRAALPAVDAAVVVCEADEKKLPQLQIILRELEELKIPRFLFLNKIDRANERIRETLAMLQPASRVPLVLRQIPIWNGELIEGFVDLALERAFVYREHKASEVIALEGGNLDREKEARFSMLEKLADHDDALMEQLLEDIQPPRDAVFDDLARELREGLICPVLIGAAARENGVLRLMKALRHEAPGIAETAKRLGTPEAKDALGYVFKTLHSQHGGKLSLTRLIAGHLDDGATLQSSSGGAGRISGILAVNGAYDTKRAAAEAGDTVALGKLDPVKTGDMVSSGKTQPPALVAAEPTPPVLAASIAASDRKDDVKLGQALARLHEEDPSLVIVMNAQTHDTVLWGQGEMHLRVAVERLRDRFGVNVKSHPPAIGYQETIRKPITQRGRHKKQSGGHGQFGDVVLDIRPLPRGDGFKFAEKVVGGAVPRNYIPAVEEGVIDGLARGPLGFPVTDVQVTLTDGSFHSVDSSDLAFRTAARIGLNEGLPLCQPVLLEPIHVVEIVCPTDATAKINAILSARRGQILGFDTRDGWSGWDCVRAMMPEAEIGELIVELRSATAGAGSFTRTFDHMAEVTGRAADQIIAAHAA, encoded by the coding sequence ATGGGACAAGACGTCAGAAGTCCCCGAGGTCCACGGTGCATTGCGCTGGTGGGCCCTTTCCAAAGCGGTAAAACCACTCTTCTTGAAGCAATACTGGCGCGAACGGGCGCAATCCCGCGCGCTGGAAGCGTCGACGCCGGAACTTCCGTCGGCGACGCCAGTCCCGAGGCCCGTCATCACAAGATGACCGTCGGGCTGACTGCTGCCACCACGAGTTTCATGGGCGACAGCTACACCTTTCTCGACTGTCCCGGTTCCGTCGAATTCGCCAACGACATGCGCGCCGCGTTGCCCGCGGTCGATGCCGCGGTCGTGGTCTGCGAGGCCGACGAGAAGAAGCTGCCGCAGCTTCAGATCATCCTGCGCGAGCTGGAGGAGCTGAAGATTCCGCGTTTCCTGTTCCTCAACAAGATCGACCGCGCCAACGAACGCATCCGCGAGACGCTTGCGATGCTCCAGCCGGCCTCCCGCGTGCCGCTGGTGCTGCGCCAGATCCCGATCTGGAATGGCGAGCTGATCGAGGGCTTCGTCGATCTCGCGCTGGAGCGCGCGTTCGTCTATCGCGAGCACAAGGCGTCCGAGGTGATCGCGCTTGAAGGCGGCAATCTCGACCGCGAGAAGGAAGCCCGCTTCTCGATGCTGGAGAAGCTCGCCGATCACGATGACGCGCTGATGGAGCAGTTGCTTGAGGACATCCAGCCGCCGCGCGATGCCGTGTTCGACGATCTTGCCCGCGAATTGCGCGAGGGCCTCATCTGTCCCGTGCTGATAGGCGCCGCCGCGCGCGAGAACGGCGTGCTGCGCCTGATGAAGGCGCTGCGCCATGAGGCGCCCGGTATTGCCGAGACTGCCAAGCGTCTCGGTACGCCGGAAGCCAAGGACGCGCTCGGCTACGTCTTCAAGACGCTGCACTCCCAGCACGGCGGCAAGCTGTCGCTGACGCGGCTCATCGCCGGCCATCTCGATGACGGCGCCACGCTGCAGTCCTCTTCCGGAGGCGCGGGCCGCATCTCCGGCATTCTCGCCGTCAACGGCGCCTACGACACCAAGCGTGCCGCGGCGGAAGCCGGCGACACGGTGGCGCTCGGCAAGCTCGATCCGGTCAAGACCGGCGACATGGTCTCGAGCGGAAAGACCCAGCCGCCGGCCCTGGTCGCCGCAGAACCGACGCCGCCGGTGCTCGCGGCCTCGATCGCGGCGAGCGATCGCAAGGACGATGTGAAGCTCGGACAGGCGCTGGCGCGGCTGCACGAGGAAGATCCCTCGCTCGTCATCGTGATGAACGCCCAGACCCACGACACCGTGCTGTGGGGACAGGGCGAGATGCATTTGCGTGTTGCGGTCGAGCGGCTGCGCGACCGCTTCGGCGTCAACGTGAAGTCGCATCCACCCGCGATCGGCTATCAGGAGACCATCCGCAAGCCGATCACCCAGCGTGGCCGGCACAAGAAGCAGTCCGGCGGCCACGGGCAGTTCGGCGACGTCGTGCTCGACATCAGGCCGCTGCCGCGCGGCGATGGCTTCAAGTTCGCCGAGAAGGTGGTGGGTGGCGCCGTGCCGCGCAATTACATCCCGGCGGTGGAAGAAGGCGTCATCGACGGACTCGCGCGCGGGCCGCTCGGCTTCCCCGTCACCGACGTGCAGGTGACGCTGACCGACGGCTCCTTTCACAGCGTCGATTCCTCCGACCTCGCGTTTCGCACGGCGGCCCGGATCGGGCTCAACGAAGGCCTGCCGCTATGCCAGCCGGTGCTGCTGGAGCCGATCCACGTGGTCGAGATCGTCTGTCCGACCGACGCCACCGCCAAGATCAATGCGATCCTGTCGGCGCGGCGCGGGCAGATCCTCGGCTTCGACACCCGCGACGGCTGGAGCGGCTGGGACTGCGTCCGCGCCATGATGCCGGAGGCCGAGATCGGCGAGCTGATCGTGGAGCTGCGCTCGGCCACCGCCGGCGCCGGCAGCTTTACCCGTACCTTCGACCACATGGCCGAGGTGACCGGGCGCGCGGCCGACCAGATCATTGCCGCACACGCGGCGTGA
- a CDS encoding shikimate dehydrogenase: MTKAPAACLIGWPAAHSRSPLIHHYWLRTLGIAGGYVIEAVPPEDLRDFVLRLSLRGFVGANVTIPHKEGVLALSTPDARAAAVGAANTLWFEGGELRSTNTDVEGFINNLDASAPGWDAAEEALVLGAGGSSRAVVFGLLERGISRVHLANRTVVRAEALAKQFGPNVHPIAWDGINDVLPRAKLLVNTTSLGMHGQASLDVDVTRLPQAAVVADLVYVPLVTPLLAAAQARGLRTADGLGMLLHQAVRGFELWFGQRPRVTAELRALVETDLTKT; this comes from the coding sequence GTGACCAAGGCTCCCGCAGCTTGCCTGATCGGATGGCCGGCGGCGCATTCGCGCTCACCGCTGATCCACCATTACTGGTTGCGCACGCTCGGCATCGCCGGTGGCTATGTCATCGAGGCCGTTCCCCCTGAGGATCTGCGCGACTTCGTGCTGCGGCTGTCGCTGCGAGGTTTCGTCGGCGCCAACGTCACCATTCCGCACAAGGAAGGCGTGCTGGCGCTGTCCACGCCCGACGCACGTGCCGCGGCGGTCGGTGCCGCCAACACGCTGTGGTTCGAGGGCGGCGAGTTGCGTTCGACCAACACCGATGTCGAGGGCTTCATCAACAATCTCGATGCCAGCGCACCCGGTTGGGATGCCGCCGAGGAGGCGCTGGTGTTGGGCGCCGGCGGTTCCTCGCGCGCGGTCGTGTTCGGCCTGCTGGAACGCGGCATCAGTCGCGTTCATCTCGCCAATCGCACCGTTGTTCGGGCCGAGGCGCTTGCGAAGCAGTTCGGGCCGAACGTCCATCCCATCGCATGGGATGGGATCAACGACGTTCTGCCGCGAGCGAAATTGCTGGTGAACACCACCTCGCTCGGCATGCACGGCCAGGCTTCACTCGATGTCGATGTGACACGCCTGCCGCAGGCCGCCGTGGTCGCGGATCTCGTCTATGTTCCGCTGGTCACGCCGCTGCTCGCGGCTGCCCAGGCGCGCGGGCTGAGGACCGCGGACGGGCTCGGCATGCTGCTGCACCAGGCCGTGCGCGGCTTCGAGCTGTGGTTCGGTCAAAGGCCGCGAGTGACGGCGGAACTGCGCGCGCTGGTCGAGACCGATCTCACAAAGACTTGA
- a CDS encoding alpha-hydroxy acid oxidase, producing the protein MKHITCIDDLRALHMRRVPKAFFDYCDRGSYAEETLRANREDMQAIKFRQRILVDVSKRDTSTTILGEPSTMPLILAPVGLLGMQHGDGEIYACRAAQAAGIPFTQSTMSICSIEDIAANVDKPFWFQLYVMRDRGFIKDLVQRAITAKCSALVLTVDLQVIGQRHADIKNGMTVPPEWSLSKLLDFASKPAWVSGVLRGKRRTFGNIAGHVKNTEDLNRLAEWTASQFDTSLNWKDVEWVRSIWPGKLIIKGILDVEDAEEAAKTGAQALVVSNHGGRQLDGAPSSIEVLPEIVDAVGSKMEIMFDGGIRSGQDVMRALALGAKSCMIGRAYAYGLGAGGQAGVAKAIDIIQKELLTTMGLCGVNRIDEIDDHIIAV; encoded by the coding sequence ATGAAGCATATCACCTGTATCGACGATCTACGCGCGCTGCATATGCGCCGCGTGCCGAAAGCCTTCTTCGACTATTGCGACCGTGGCTCCTATGCCGAGGAAACGCTGCGCGCCAATCGCGAGGATATGCAGGCGATCAAGTTCCGCCAGCGCATCCTGGTCGACGTCTCCAAGCGCGACACCTCGACCACGATACTCGGCGAGCCCTCGACCATGCCGCTGATCCTGGCGCCGGTGGGCCTTTTGGGCATGCAGCATGGCGACGGCGAAATTTACGCCTGCCGCGCCGCGCAGGCTGCCGGCATCCCGTTCACGCAGTCGACGATGTCGATCTGCTCGATCGAGGATATCGCCGCCAATGTCGACAAGCCGTTCTGGTTCCAGCTCTACGTGATGAGGGACCGCGGCTTCATCAAAGATCTGGTCCAGCGCGCGATCACAGCGAAGTGCAGCGCGCTGGTCCTGACCGTCGATCTCCAGGTGATCGGCCAGCGCCACGCCGACATCAAGAACGGCATGACCGTGCCGCCGGAATGGTCGCTGTCGAAGCTCTTGGATTTCGCCAGCAAGCCGGCCTGGGTCTCCGGCGTGCTGCGCGGCAAGCGCCGCACCTTCGGCAACATCGCCGGCCACGTGAAGAACACCGAGGACCTCAACCGCCTCGCCGAATGGACGGCGTCGCAGTTCGACACTTCGTTGAACTGGAAGGACGTCGAGTGGGTCCGCAGCATCTGGCCGGGCAAGCTCATCATCAAGGGCATCCTCGACGTCGAGGACGCCGAGGAAGCCGCCAAGACCGGCGCACAGGCACTGGTCGTGTCGAACCATGGCGGCCGCCAGCTCGACGGTGCGCCGTCCTCGATCGAGGTGCTGCCCGAGATCGTCGACGCCGTGGGCTCGAAGATGGAGATCATGTTCGACGGCGGCATCCGCTCCGGGCAGGACGTGATGCGCGCACTCGCGCTCGGCGCAAAGTCCTGCATGATCGGCCGCGCCTACGCCTATGGCTTAGGTGCCGGCGGCCAGGCCGGCGTCGCCAAGGCGATCGACATCATCCAGAAGGAGCTGCTCACGACCATGGGCCTGTGCGGCGTCAACAGGATCGACGAGATCGACGATCACATCATTGCGGTGTGA
- the glmM gene encoding phosphoglucosamine mutase has product MSRKYFGTDGIRGRANGLITPELALKVGQAAGLAFQRGEHRHRVVIGKDTRLSGYMIEYAMVAGFTSVGMDVLLVGPMPTPAVAMLTKSMRADLGVMISASHNLFEDNGIKLFGPQGFKLSDDVEKQIEQLLDESLDKRLAQSASLGRARRIDGVHDRYIEFAKRTLPRDLSLDGLRVVIDCANGAAYKVVPEALWELGADVVPIGVEPDGFNINKECGSTSPEALAKKVREMRADIGIALDGDADRVILVDERGHLVDGDQLLAVIAQSWKEDGRLSRPGIVATVMSNLGLERFLKGQGLDLVRTPVGDRYVLEQMLSGGYNLGGEQSGHIILSDYATTGDGFVAALQVLAVVQRLRRPVSEVCHRFDPLPQILKNVRYKSGKPLDDSDVKSAISDGEKRLNGHGRLLIRSSGTEPVIRVMGEGEDRVLVEDIVDTIVSALGHAAA; this is encoded by the coding sequence ATGAGCCGCAAATATTTTGGGACGGACGGGATTCGGGGCCGCGCTAACGGACTGATCACGCCGGAGCTCGCGCTCAAGGTCGGTCAGGCGGCCGGCCTTGCGTTTCAGCGCGGCGAACACCGCCATCGCGTCGTGATCGGCAAGGACACCCGCCTGTCCGGCTACATGATCGAGTATGCCATGGTCGCGGGCTTCACCTCCGTCGGCATGGACGTGCTGCTGGTCGGCCCGATGCCGACGCCGGCGGTGGCGATGCTGACCAAGTCGATGCGCGCCGATCTTGGCGTGATGATTTCGGCCTCGCACAATTTGTTCGAAGACAACGGCATCAAGCTGTTCGGGCCGCAAGGCTTCAAGCTCTCCGACGACGTCGAGAAGCAGATCGAGCAACTTCTCGACGAATCCCTCGACAAGCGGCTGGCCCAGAGCGCGAGCCTCGGCCGCGCCCGCCGTATCGACGGCGTGCATGACCGCTACATCGAATTCGCCAAGCGCACGCTGCCGCGCGACCTGTCGTTGGACGGCCTGCGCGTCGTCATCGATTGCGCCAATGGCGCCGCCTACAAGGTCGTGCCGGAAGCGCTGTGGGAGCTCGGTGCCGACGTGGTGCCGATCGGCGTCGAGCCCGACGGCTTCAACATCAACAAGGAATGTGGCTCGACCTCGCCGGAAGCGCTGGCGAAGAAGGTGCGTGAGATGCGCGCCGACATCGGCATCGCGCTGGACGGCGATGCTGACCGCGTCATCCTGGTCGACGAACGCGGCCATCTCGTCGATGGTGATCAGCTCCTCGCCGTGATCGCGCAGAGCTGGAAGGAAGATGGACGGCTGTCGCGGCCCGGCATCGTCGCGACCGTGATGTCCAATCTCGGGCTCGAGCGCTTCCTGAAAGGGCAGGGGCTCGATCTCGTGCGTACGCCGGTCGGTGACCGCTACGTGCTCGAGCAGATGCTGAGCGGCGGCTACAATCTCGGCGGCGAGCAGTCCGGCCACATCATCCTGTCCGACTATGCGACGACGGGCGACGGCTTCGTCGCGGCATTGCAGGTGCTGGCGGTGGTGCAGAGGCTGCGCCGGCCGGTCTCGGAAGTCTGCCACCGCTTCGATCCGCTGCCGCAGATCCTGAAGAACGTCCGCTACAAGAGCGGCAAGCCGCTCGACGATTCCGACGTCAAATCGGCGATCTCCGACGGTGAGAAGCGCCTCAACGGCCACGGCCGCCTCCTGATCCGCTCCTCCGGCACCGAGCCGGTGATCCGTGTGATGGGCGAGGGCGAGGACCGCGTCCTGGTCGAGGATATCGTCGACACCATCGTCTCCGCGCTTGGGCACGCGGCCGCCTGA
- a CDS encoding MFS transporter: MNKPVVVPEETLTEPVVVDDMASAAVRPSAGPAYIVLAGISFSHFLNDTMQSLIASVYPILKDTYALDFAQIGMITLAFQFTASLLQPVVGHYTDKKAQPYSLAIGMASTFFGLLLLSIAHQYLVILVAAALVGLGSAVFHPESARIARLASGGRYGFAQSVFQLGGSFGTSMGPVLAALIVVPFGQGSIAWFSSIAFLAILILWRIGRWYAPQITTKKVAPAHAQPGGPSSRRVAVALLVLVALLFSKQLYVSSLSSYYIFYLIDRFGVSTQAAQIYLFVFLAANAVGAFLGGPLGDRFGRKIVIWISIVGALPFTLALPYAGLVGSAVLSVIIGLIISSTTSSIIVFAQELVPHRFGMISGVFFGVAFGIGGLGAAVLGKLADHTSIEFVYQVCAYLPAIGLLAVFLPKLPRHAR, translated from the coding sequence TTGAACAAGCCAGTCGTCGTACCTGAGGAAACGCTGACCGAGCCAGTCGTCGTGGATGATATGGCGTCCGCAGCAGTGAGGCCGAGCGCGGGGCCGGCCTACATCGTGCTTGCCGGCATCAGCTTCTCGCATTTCCTCAACGACACCATGCAGTCGTTGATCGCCTCGGTGTATCCGATCCTGAAGGACACCTACGCGCTCGACTTCGCGCAGATCGGCATGATCACGCTGGCCTTCCAGTTCACAGCCTCGCTGCTTCAGCCGGTCGTCGGGCACTACACCGACAAGAAGGCGCAGCCCTATTCGCTCGCGATCGGCATGGCGTCGACCTTCTTCGGCCTGCTGCTGCTCAGCATCGCGCATCAGTATCTTGTCATCCTCGTTGCCGCCGCGCTGGTCGGCCTCGGCTCGGCGGTATTCCACCCGGAATCCGCGCGCATCGCGCGGCTCGCCTCCGGCGGCCGCTACGGCTTCGCGCAATCGGTGTTCCAGCTCGGCGGCAGCTTCGGTACCTCGATGGGGCCGGTGCTCGCCGCGCTCATCGTCGTGCCGTTCGGACAGGGCAGCATCGCCTGGTTCTCCTCGATCGCGTTCCTTGCGATCCTCATCCTCTGGCGCATCGGCCGCTGGTATGCACCGCAGATCACGACGAAGAAGGTGGCACCGGCGCACGCCCAGCCCGGCGGGCCGAGCTCGCGCCGCGTCGCGGTTGCGCTTCTCGTGCTGGTGGCGCTGTTGTTCTCCAAGCAGCTCTACGTCTCGAGCCTGTCGAGCTACTACATCTTTTATCTGATCGACCGCTTCGGCGTGTCGACACAGGCGGCGCAGATCTATCTCTTCGTCTTCCTGGCGGCGAACGCGGTCGGTGCGTTCCTCGGCGGGCCGCTGGGCGACCGCTTCGGCCGCAAGATCGTGATCTGGATCTCGATCGTCGGCGCGTTGCCGTTCACGCTGGCGCTGCCCTATGCGGGTCTCGTCGGCAGCGCGGTGCTCTCCGTGATCATCGGACTCATCATCTCCTCGACGACGTCGTCGATCATCGTGTTTGCGCAGGAATTGGTACCGCATCGCTTCGGCATGATCTCCGGCGTGTTCTTCGGCGTCGCCTTCGGCATCGGCGGCTTGGGGGCGGCGGTGCTCGGCAAGCTCGCAGATCACACCTCGATCGAGTTCGTCTACCAGGTCTGCGCCTATTTGCCGGCGATCGGCTTGCTCGCGGTATTCCTGCCGAAACTGCCGCGGCACGCGCGTTAA